One Brevinematia bacterium DNA window includes the following coding sequences:
- a CDS encoding flagellar biosynthetic protein FliR: MAVDIVNFLIYNFQFFLVSFARAIGLLTVLPLFGGISVPNRVRVVLAFFLSYMAFPILTQLGYEIPTSLGEYFLILVGEVIIGLLMGFFVYLIFIAFQLSAQIFSTSFGLGFVEVVDPMSEASIPTYGTLLLIFATLVFISIDGPFLSFQAFLESYRKIWPYNLNIDSVKTISQFVVSGFNAMFAIAIKISLPIIAVILAIDITVGVLAKTAPQMNVLNLSFDVKVVVGLILVVVFASPILTLMQDMLKEAFYKLWSFMKMFRI, from the coding sequence AATTGGGTTGCTTACAGTGTTACCGCTTTTTGGGGGAATAAGTGTCCCTAACAGGGTAAGAGTAGTTTTAGCTTTTTTCCTCTCGTATATGGCGTTTCCTATTTTGACCCAACTTGGTTATGAGATACCAACTTCTCTGGGAGAATATTTTCTAATACTTGTGGGGGAAGTGATCATAGGCCTGCTGATGGGCTTTTTTGTCTATTTGATATTCATAGCTTTCCAGTTATCCGCACAGATATTTTCAACCTCATTTGGGCTAGGATTTGTTGAGGTTGTAGACCCTATGTCCGAAGCAAGTATTCCTACATATGGAACCCTGCTACTCATATTCGCAACGTTGGTTTTCATATCAATAGATGGTCCTTTTTTGTCCTTTCAGGCCTTCCTTGAGAGTTATAGGAAGATATGGCCTTACAACCTGAACATAGACAGTGTCAAAACTATCTCCCAATTTGTGGTCAGTGGTTTTAACGCTATGTTTGCTATTGCTATAAAGATCTCTTTACCCATAATTGCAGTAATCTTAGCTATTGATATCACAGTTGGAGTTTTAGCAAAGACTGCACCACAGATGAATGTTTTAAATCTCAGTTTTGACGTTAAAGTAGTAGTCGGCCTAATACTTGTAGTGGTTTTTGCCTCACCCATACTTACCTTGATGCAAGATATGCTGAAGGAAGCTTTTTACAAACTCTGGAGTTTTATGAAGATGTTTAGAATATGA